CGCACCCGCTCGGCGAAAATCATCGCGCCATCCGCACTGGTATGCGGCAGCAGCACCGCCAGTTCCTCACCGCCGTACCGCGCGGCAACATCTGTCGTGCGCACGTCACGCCGCAGCGTCTCGCCCAACAGGCGAAGAACCGCGTCGCCCATCAAGTGGCCGTACGTGTCGTTGACGCGCTTAAAATGATCCACGTCTATCATCATCACACTCGTGGGGTGTCCGTAACGCGCCCCCAGGTGTAAGGCTTCGCCCAGTCGGCTGACCCAGGCACGCCGGTTCATCAGGCCAGTCAAATCATCGGTGGTGGCCAGCTCAAACAGGCGGACGTTCTCGATCGCCACGGCCGCCTGTGAGGCGAAGACTTCCAGCAGGGTCAGGTCGAATTGAACACCGGACTGAGGGCCCGGGTCCACCAACAGCACGCCAATGCGGCGCTCGCCCACACGGAGTGGCAGCGCCACATAGGGCGCGTGCATGGCGCGACCCGTGTTTCCTGCGGCCAGGACGGTCAATTGTTCGAGCTCCGTCAGGGCCGCCCAGTCGCTTCCCTCGTAGCGTCCCGTTGCTACTCTGATCACGAATGCCTGCGCTTCAGGAACCGCGAAGAGGCTGTGAGGTTCAGAGGCCCGCACACTGGTCGCCACCCATGCGCCGGAGAACCCCAGGATGCCCTGCAACTGCAACAGGATCCCCCGGAGTAGCGAGTCGAGAGACTGGACCCGGTGCAACTCTGGAGCCGCCTGGAGGATGTGATTCAGGCCGTCGCGGGAGACCTTGATGGCCTGGACGTGACGGTGCATCTTCAGGGCCGCGTCCACCCAGACCAGCAGCTTCTCTGGTCCCTCAGATTTGTCGTGGTAACCCTGGATATCTAGGTCGCGCAGCATGTCACGGGGAGGCCGTTCGCTGGCGTAGCCGGTCTGCAGCACGACCTGCATGGTGTGTCCAGCGGCCCTCAGTTCACGTACCACGTCTTCGCCCGTCATTCCAGGCATGAAGTAATCGAGGAGCACCAAGTCCACCGGGTGCTCCTGTAGCATCTTCAGCGCCGCAGAGCCTCTCTCGGCGCTCAAGACAGCGTGACCCTGGCCGGCGAGCAGACGTTCGACGGTGATCCGCAGGTCGGCATCGTCATCCACGACGAGGACGGTGTGCCCTGAGGGGGAAATCTGTTGGCTGAGCCGTGCCATGAACTGAGTATAAGAACCTTGCATCACAAGGAAATTGCAGGCGGTCTAAGACGGGTCCTGAAGCTCATGCTCAACTACTGGTTGCTGAAATGCTTTTTCGCCCAACGCCAGAGGGTGCGGATGACGCGACGATGGCCTAAACTGTGGTGGAGTTGGCACTCCAGGCGCCACGCCGTGCGGTTGGGGAGTCGTGCGGGGTGCACGACGGCGCGGGCGTCCTCGAACGACCTCCAGCGGGATGAAGCCGCGGGCGCGTCAGGCATGCCGGGTGGGCAAGGAGCACGCGTGCCAGGACGCGAAGACAGTCTCGACCCGACTGAGGGAGGTGCTAAAGCTGGGAGATATGACGAGGGAGCAGCTAACGTGCGGGCTGTACGCTTGGTGGGTATCAGTGGGGGTGTCGTCCAGGACACATACGGGAGCGCAGCAGGCATGGCGGTATCAGCAAAGGGTCCTGTCCGGCAGAGGCAAGGATGGTTGACCGACGTGCTTGACCGCGCCCTTGCTGCGAGCGAGATCTACGCTGACGTCGCCGCCGATCGGCCGAGCTGGCGGGTGGGACCGGATGGCAACGAACTCTCCGTGCCAGGCACGCGCTACTACTTCACCCGCCAAATCAAAAGGGTGGTTCAGTTTGGCAGGCACTCGTAACATGCAGGTAAAGCCCGCGGAGCGCACGCCCTTCACCAGGACGCAGGTAAGGCGCAAGTGACGGCACGCCCGTTACGTTGGCAGGCATGAGGAAAATACTCGTTCTAGGATCCACGCTGATGCTCAGTCTCTCCGCCGCCCAGAAACCCGTCACTGTCGGCCTGGTGCTCGATGCAGGTGGCAAGAACGACCGCAGCTTCAATCAGGCCGCCTACGAAGGCGCCCTGCGCGCCAAACGCGATTTCAACGTGAACCTCGAAATCTTCGAACCCAGCAAGAACGGTGACCTCAACCCCGGCATCAACAAGTTCAGCAAAGCAGGCAAGGACCTCATCATCGGCGTCGGCTTCGTCGCCAACGCCGGCATCACTACGGCCGCCAAAGCCAACCCCACCAGCAAGTTCGCTGTCGTGGACGACCTGCCCACCGGCAACAACACGGCCGGACTGCGCTTTCGCGAGCAGGAAGGCAGCTTCCTGGTCGGTTATATCGCCGCGCGTGCCAGCAGCACCGGTACGGTGGGCTTCGTGGGTGGGATGGACGTCCCGGTGATCAAGAAGTTCGAAGCCGGCTTCAAGGCGGGCGTGATGTTCAGTTGCCCCACCTGCAAGGTCGTGGTGCAGTTCGTCGGGGATACCCCCGAAGCCTGGAACAACCCTGCGAAAGCACGAACCATCGCCGCGGGCATGAGAGATCAGGGGGCGGACGTGATCTTCGCGGCGGCTGGCGGCAGCGGCAAAGGCGTCATCGATTACGTCAATAAAACTCAGTGCGTCAAGCGCACGGACCTGCCCAACGGCCTGACGTTCAAGCACAACCAGTTCACGGGCGTGCCCAAAAGTGCCGGGTACAAGGCGGCGTGCGCCGGGGATACCCGTCCGATGTTCTTTATCGGCGTGGACAGCAACCAGAACCACCTGGGCGATACCGACGACAGGAGCCGCACGCTCAATCACGGGCTGACCAGCATGGTCAAACGCGTGGACAATGCGGTGTACGCCCAGATCCGCGACATGGTGCAGGGTGAGCCGTGGCGCAAAGGCGACCGCAACTTCAGTCTGGAGAACGACGGCGTCGAGTACGCGCTGGACAGCTACAACCGTGCCCTGGTCCCGGCATCCCTTGAGAAGCAGCTCCAGACCGTGCAGCGTTTGATTCTCAATGGCACCATCAAAGTTCCCAAGGAATAAGACTGAATGATCGTCACGGCTCAGCGCGACTTCCCTTCGCGCTGAGCCGTGACCTTCCAGCCGGATATTCAGGCAGGAGCCACCGACTCCTCTTCCGCGTCCGGAAGCTCGAACAGTTCCAGGCGAGTTTTCACGACCCTGATCCGTGGGTCCCCGTGTTCTGGTCCTGCGCTAGAGTTTCGCCGTGTCTTTTCTCGATGCGTTCGCAGAAGCCATCAATGACGGCTTTGTCGCTGTGGATTCCAACTGGCAGGTGACCTTCCTCAACCGCCAGGCGCGGCTGATGCTCCGCCAGCCCGACACCAGCCAGCCCCTCTCCTTACAGGACCTGATCGCCGACGATCCCAAAACCAGCACCTGGCGCGAACTGCGCCGCGCCCTCGACCAGCAGGTCACGGTGGAAGTCGACGTGTTCTACCCGGCGTTCTTCAGCTGGCACGAGGTGCGCGCCTTCCCCCTGGACGGCGGCCTGGGCTTGATCCTGCGTGACATCACTGACCGTCAATGGCTGCTGCGCAAGGAAGCCGAACGCGGGTACCTGCGCAACCTCTTCAACGACGCTCCCATTGCTCTGTCGATACTGCGCGGGCCCCAGCACCAGTTCGAGTTCATCAACGACTTCGCACGGCAACTGATCGGCAACCGCAACGTGGATGGCCTGACGGTTCGCGAAGCCTTCCCGGAACTTGAACAGCAGGGATTCTTTGAACTGCTTGATCAGGTGTACCGAACAGGGGTGGCCGTCGAAGGAACGGAGCGGCGCGCCCAGCTGACCGACCCGCACACCGGCGCGGTGAGGGACCTGTACATCAATTACGCGTACGTGCCGCTGCGCGGGTTCGACGCCGAAGTGTCTGGAGTCCTGAGCCTCTCCGTGGATGTGACCGCGTATGTGGAAGCACGTCTCGACCGTGAGCGGGAGGCCGAAGCACGCACGGCCGTCCTGAGCCACTTGCAGCAGGGCGTGATCGTCACGGACCCGAAGGGCCGGATCATTTTCGTGAATGATGAGGCTGCCCGCCTCCACGGGGTGAACCAGCTGGACGTGACGCCCGACCGCTATACCAGCACCTATCGTCTACTCACGGTGGATGGCGACCCGCACCCGGTCGAGGACCTGCCACTTACCCGGGCGGTGCACGGGGAGGTGATCCAGGATGCCCGCTGGCGGATCGCCCGGCCGGATGGCAGTAGCCTGCTGGTCACGGGAAGCGCAAATCCTGTCTTTTCCGGTGATGGCTCCAGGGTCGGTGCAGTGCTGACGTTGCGCCCGGCTGAGGATTCGGGCGCGTAAGGCCTGACCACGCGCTCAGGAGGTCGGATCTTTTCAGGGACTGGGACTGCATCCTTCCCTGAAAGCCTGAGAAGACCAGTACGATACCGTGGGCCTGGCCCGTCCTGAGGGTCGCAGACGGGGCGGTACTGGCAGCACACGGAACACCGGCGTCATGAGCCCTCATTTCT
The nucleotide sequence above comes from Deinococcus malanensis. Encoded proteins:
- a CDS encoding BMP family ABC transporter substrate-binding protein codes for the protein MRKILVLGSTLMLSLSAAQKPVTVGLVLDAGGKNDRSFNQAAYEGALRAKRDFNVNLEIFEPSKNGDLNPGINKFSKAGKDLIIGVGFVANAGITTAAKANPTSKFAVVDDLPTGNNTAGLRFREQEGSFLVGYIAARASSTGTVGFVGGMDVPVIKKFEAGFKAGVMFSCPTCKVVVQFVGDTPEAWNNPAKARTIAAGMRDQGADVIFAAAGGSGKGVIDYVNKTQCVKRTDLPNGLTFKHNQFTGVPKSAGYKAACAGDTRPMFFIGVDSNQNHLGDTDDRSRTLNHGLTSMVKRVDNAVYAQIRDMVQGEPWRKGDRNFSLENDGVEYALDSYNRALVPASLEKQLQTVQRLILNGTIKVPKE
- a CDS encoding GGDEF domain-containing response regulator, which translates into the protein MARLSQQISPSGHTVLVVDDDADLRITVERLLAGQGHAVLSAERGSAALKMLQEHPVDLVLLDYFMPGMTGEDVVRELRAAGHTMQVVLQTGYASERPPRDMLRDLDIQGYHDKSEGPEKLLVWVDAALKMHRHVQAIKVSRDGLNHILQAAPELHRVQSLDSLLRGILLQLQGILGFSGAWVATSVRASEPHSLFAVPEAQAFVIRVATGRYEGSDWAALTELEQLTVLAAGNTGRAMHAPYVALPLRVGERRIGVLLVDPGPQSGVQFDLTLLEVFASQAAVAIENVRLFELATTDDLTGLMNRRAWVSRLGEALHLGARYGHPTSVMMIDVDHFKRVNDTYGHLMGDAVLRLLGETLRRDVRTTDVAARYGGEELAVLLPHTSADGAMIFAERVRQSIAQQELIGPLGTLRITASLGVATDPGHTVHRAGEAADLIHRADQALYQAKAGGRDRVVMEAYTAG
- a CDS encoding PAS domain-containing protein, which codes for MSFLDAFAEAINDGFVAVDSNWQVTFLNRQARLMLRQPDTSQPLSLQDLIADDPKTSTWRELRRALDQQVTVEVDVFYPAFFSWHEVRAFPLDGGLGLILRDITDRQWLLRKEAERGYLRNLFNDAPIALSILRGPQHQFEFINDFARQLIGNRNVDGLTVREAFPELEQQGFFELLDQVYRTGVAVEGTERRAQLTDPHTGAVRDLYINYAYVPLRGFDAEVSGVLSLSVDVTAYVEARLDREREAEARTAVLSHLQQGVIVTDPKGRIIFVNDEAARLHGVNQLDVTPDRYTSTYRLLTVDGDPHPVEDLPLTRAVHGEVIQDARWRIARPDGSSLLVTGSANPVFSGDGSRVGAVLTLRPAEDSGA